From the genome of Nitrospirota bacterium, one region includes:
- a CDS encoding DsrE family protein: protein MAKIVYVVSGDPKVKTENVSAVMAQALTAVSFGYDCEIFLMDEAVWIGKKGGVQGVKFKTFEPIEEMLANFMEMEGKVYICHPSSDARDFHQEDAIEGITFVNASKLLESGKEADALFTF, encoded by the coding sequence ATGGCGAAGATTGTCTACGTCGTCTCGGGCGACCCCAAAGTCAAGACGGAGAACGTCTCCGCAGTCATGGCCCAGGCCCTCACCGCCGTGAGCTTCGGCTACGACTGCGAGATATTCCTGATGGACGAGGCCGTCTGGATCGGCAAGAAAGGCGGGGTGCAGGGCGTGAAGTTCAAGACCTTCGAGCCCATCGAGGAAATGCTCGCAAACTTCATGGAGATGGAGGGCAAGGTCTATATCTGCCATCCCTCCAGCGACGCGCGGGACTTCCACCAGGAGGACGCCATCGAGGGCATCACCTTCGTCAACGCCTCCAAGCTCCTGGAAAGCGGCAAGGAGGCCGACGCCCTCTTCACCTTTTAG
- a CDS encoding transglycosylase domain-containing protein, producing the protein MKHFAHVIAWLSEILLRDEWSNLALKLKEQYFAFLIELDNRPSQPLQSLLISGEDHRFFSHGGIDVIAVCRSLWRTFIVGKREGASTIEMQIVRVLTGRFENTIRRKIKEMALATLVVRVVPKSVLPSIYLQIGYYGWQMDSLRAACQRLCIDPSAIATEDVASLVARIKYPQPRHITDVWTRKIERRSRHLLTLYKSHQCGRTYAGLSARVRYATI; encoded by the coding sequence ATGAAGCACTTTGCGCATGTCATTGCATGGCTGTCTGAAATATTGTTGAGAGATGAATGGTCAAACCTTGCTTTAAAGCTGAAAGAGCAATATTTTGCATTTCTGATTGAACTCGACAACCGACCGTCTCAACCGCTTCAGTCTCTCCTAATTTCAGGAGAAGACCACAGGTTCTTTTCACATGGCGGTATTGATGTGATCGCTGTCTGCAGGTCTCTGTGGCGTACCTTCATTGTAGGTAAGCGGGAGGGTGCAAGCACAATTGAAATGCAGATTGTTCGTGTACTCACGGGGCGCTTTGAAAATACCATCCGAAGAAAAATCAAGGAAATGGCTCTGGCTACTCTAGTCGTACGAGTTGTTCCAAAGTCCGTCTTGCCTAGTATCTATTTGCAAATCGGATACTATGGGTGGCAAATGGACAGCTTGAGAGCGGCTTGTCAGCGTCTTTGCATCGATCCTTCTGCGATTGCAACTGAAGACGTAGCAAGCTTGGTTGCCAGAATTAAATATCCACAGCCAAGACATATTACTGACGTCTGGACTAGAAAGATTGAAAGACGGTCAAGGCATTTGCTTACCCTATACAAAAGCCATCAATGTGGAAGAACTTATGCGGGCTTATCCGCACGGGTGAGATATGCAACCATTTAG
- a CDS encoding Lrp/AsnC ligand binding domain-containing protein: MARVYMLSNVLPGKEKSIRDTLRGTKGVAMADAVTGQYDIALVLEGADTNEIFNKILKDIRKIKGLTRTETFVAIE; encoded by the coding sequence ATGGCGAGAGTCTACATGCTGAGCAATGTGCTGCCGGGGAAGGAAAAGAGCATCCGCGACACGCTCCGCGGCACCAAGGGGGTCGCCATGGCGGACGCCGTGACGGGACAGTACGACATCGCCCTGGTGCTTGAAGGGGCCGACACCAACGAGATATTCAACAAGATACTGAAGGACATCAGGAAGATAAAGGGGCTCACCCGGACCGAGACCTTCGTTGCCATCGAGTAA
- a CDS encoding molybdopterin-binding protein, giving the protein MRSVPLKDAVGMVLAHDITEIRPGEFKGRAFRKGQVIHREDICHLQRLGKESLFILEVGPDEMHEDEAARELAHALAGEGVAPGGEPREGKIELVAARDGLLKVHAGALHAFNMQGEVMCASLHTNTVVRKGRVVAATRAIPLVIKRSALDEALAAARSAPRGVLEVKPMRRPRAGKPALSLATPRPPGDTSDIVAPPGGTSGTIIVIVPTPRPGKPYVTANTNVNIRSGPGSAYPTIGYMAIDLSGEVVGLHYVPDEESAIEGRMRELLEAGADLLITTGGMSVDPDDVTRFAIARLGATGIVYGSAVLPGAMLLVAYLGEVPVLGVPACGLYHRSTAFDLVLPRVLAGERITRGDLAALGHGGLCLNCPECRYPVCPFGKGGSAPCG; this is encoded by the coding sequence ATGCGTAGCGTTCCCCTCAAGGACGCGGTGGGCATGGTGCTGGCCCATGACATCACGGAAATCCGCCCGGGGGAGTTCAAGGGGCGAGCCTTCAGAAAGGGGCAGGTCATCCACCGGGAGGACATCTGCCATCTGCAGCGGCTGGGGAAGGAGAGCCTTTTCATCCTGGAGGTGGGCCCCGACGAGATGCACGAGGACGAGGCTGCCCGCGAGCTGGCCCATGCCCTTGCGGGCGAGGGCGTGGCCCCCGGGGGAGAGCCCAGGGAGGGCAAGATAGAGCTTGTGGCCGCACGGGACGGCCTCCTCAAGGTGCACGCGGGGGCCCTCCATGCTTTCAACATGCAGGGAGAGGTGATGTGCGCCTCCCTGCACACCAACACCGTGGTCAGAAAGGGCCGGGTCGTGGCTGCCACCCGCGCCATACCCCTCGTCATAAAGCGCTCCGCCCTGGACGAGGCCCTCGCGGCCGCCCGGAGCGCCCCCCGCGGGGTGCTCGAGGTCAAGCCCATGCGGCGGCCCCGCGCCGGCAAACCGGCTCTAAGCCTCGCCACACCCCGGCCACCCGGCGACACCTCCGATATTGTGGCCCCGCCCGGCGGTACGTCTGGCACCATCATCGTGATCGTGCCCACGCCACGCCCTGGTAAGCCCTACGTGACCGCCAACACAAATGTCAACATCCGCAGCGGGCCGGGCAGCGCGTACCCCACGATTGGTTATATGGCTATCGATCTGAGTGGCGAGGTGGTGGGCCTTCATTACGTCCCCGACGAGGAGTCCGCCATCGAGGGCCGGATGAGGGAGCTTCTTGAGGCCGGGGCGGACCTCCTTATCACCACCGGGGGGATGTCCGTGGACCCCGACGATGTGACCCGCTTTGCCATCGCCCGGCTCGGGGCCACCGGCATCGTCTACGGCTCCGCCGTGCTCCCCGGGGCCATGTTGCTGGTGGCCTACCTGGGAGAAGTCCCCGTCCTCGGGGTGCCCGCCTGCGGGCTGTACCACCGGAGCACGGCCTTCGACCTGGTGCTTCCCCGCGTGCTGGCCGGTGAGCGCATCACCAGAGGCGACCTGGCCGCCCTGGGCCACGGCGGGCTCTGCCTGAACTGCCCCGAATGCCGATACCCCGTCTGCCCCTTCGGCAAGGGGGGCTCGGCCCCCTGCGGTTAA
- a CDS encoding SH3 domain-containing protein, whose translation MALKKCKECGHEISSKAKRCPNCGAPLKKGIGCGTAFLIIILAAIFIPYLIAKNYEYPETETTNVGSTYKSTGESKPTRGKRYAHQTINIRSGRGTDFKVVGSLRRGEKVEVADSENGWIAVYKNGDKKGFVYEKLLKSYPLPSFEIENWNWYKDPSFGTRGAVIWTVEVRNNTNNYVELLKIEFTTYDAKGNIITSDFAYVEGLSPGGTASTKSYATYFGKEEKAKIRIVP comes from the coding sequence ATGGCGTTAAAGAAGTGCAAAGAATGCGGACATGAGATCAGCTCAAAAGCAAAGCGTTGCCCTAATTGTGGTGCACCTCTCAAAAAGGGAATAGGTTGTGGTACTGCGTTTCTGATTATTATTCTGGCAGCGATCTTCATTCCTTACCTTATAGCGAAGAATTACGAGTACCCAGAAACTGAAACAACTAACGTAGGTTCTACATATAAATCAACAGGTGAAAGTAAACCTACACGTGGAAAACGTTATGCTCACCAGACTATTAATATCAGGTCAGGACGCGGAACAGATTTTAAAGTGGTAGGCTCATTAAGAAGAGGAGAAAAAGTAGAAGTAGCCGACTCAGAAAATGGTTGGATTGCTGTTTATAAGAATGGCGATAAGAAGGGATTCGTATATGAGAAGTTGCTAAAATCCTATCCCTTACCTTCATTTGAAATTGAAAATTGGAACTGGTATAAGGATCCATCATTTGGCACCAGAGGTGCGGTCATATGGACTGTCGAGGTACGCAATAATACAAATAATTACGTAGAACTTCTCAAGATTGAATTTACAACATATGATGCGAAGGGCAATATTATTACTAGCGATTTCGCATACGTTGAAGGTCTATCCCCTGGAGGAACTGCTTCCACAAAATCATATGCCACTTATTTTGGCAAAGAAGAGAAAGCAAAGATAAGAATTGTCCCTTGA
- the tmk gene encoding dTMP kinase: MPEGVFISLEGIEGTGKSTQAALLADALRARGIPVVLTAEPGGTPLGERIRALLLDAAHQGMDPMTELLLYAASRRQHLAEVILPSLAEGKTVVTDRFSDSTRAYQGAARGIAAETLDAVDRLATGGLRPHLTIVLDMEVERGLERNRAAGKLLDRLEQEETAFHRRVREGFLAIAKKEPERVRVVSAEGSMQEVHRRVMQVVGEVVGV; this comes from the coding sequence ATGCCCGAGGGGGTGTTCATCTCCCTCGAGGGCATCGAAGGCACCGGAAAGTCCACGCAGGCCGCGCTCCTTGCCGATGCCCTCAGGGCGCGGGGCATCCCCGTGGTGCTTACGGCCGAGCCGGGCGGGACCCCCCTGGGGGAGAGAATCAGGGCGCTCCTCCTGGATGCCGCCCACCAGGGCATGGACCCCATGACCGAGCTTCTCCTTTACGCCGCCTCCCGCAGGCAGCACCTCGCGGAGGTCATCCTGCCCTCGCTTGCGGAGGGGAAGACGGTCGTAACCGACCGCTTCAGCGACTCCACCCGCGCGTACCAGGGCGCCGCGCGGGGCATTGCCGCAGAGACCCTGGATGCCGTGGACCGGCTGGCCACGGGAGGCCTCAGGCCGCACCTGACCATCGTGCTTGACATGGAGGTGGAGCGGGGGCTTGAGAGGAACCGGGCCGCGGGCAAGCTCCTTGACAGGCTGGAGCAGGAGGAGACGGCCTTTCACCGGCGGGTGCGGGAGGGCTTTCTTGCCATCGCTAAGAAGGAACCGGAGCGCGTCCGCGTGGTCAGCGCCGAGGGGAGCATGCAGGAGGTGCACCGGCGGGTGATGCAGGTGGTGGGGGAGGTTGTGGGCGTGTGA
- a CDS encoding metalloregulator ArsR/SmtB family transcription factor, whose amino-acid sequence MRNDKTIFELQAEVCKTLASPKRLEIIHALKNGEKTVTDLVDILGVPKANVSQHLAVMRHKGVLKARREGVNIYYSLSNPKVTKACMLMKEVLTEQMAQGGKLFEKFEKVEG is encoded by the coding sequence ATGAGAAACGATAAGACCATATTCGAGCTTCAGGCCGAGGTCTGTAAGACACTGGCAAGCCCCAAGCGGCTGGAGATCATCCACGCGCTCAAAAACGGCGAGAAGACCGTCACCGACCTCGTGGATATCCTGGGCGTGCCGAAGGCCAACGTCTCCCAGCACCTGGCCGTCATGCGCCACAAGGGCGTCCTCAAGGCGCGCAGGGAAGGGGTCAACATCTACTACAGCCTGAGCAACCCCAAGGTCACCAAGGCCTGCATGCTGATGAAGGAAGTCCTGACGGAGCAGATGGCCCAGGGCGGCAAGCTCTTCGAGAAATTCGAGAAAGTGGAGGGCTGA
- a CDS encoding sulfurtransferase TusA family protein — translation MAEKLDFRGMACPMPIMKTAMAFKKAGSGEVFEIVCDDPGFEPDIKAWVEETGNKLDNITKEGKDITATVVKK, via the coding sequence ATGGCAGAGAAACTGGATTTCAGGGGGATGGCATGCCCGATGCCCATCATGAAGACCGCCATGGCCTTCAAGAAGGCGGGCTCGGGCGAGGTCTTCGAAATCGTCTGCGACGACCCCGGCTTTGAGCCCGACATCAAGGCCTGGGTCGAGGAGACCGGAAACAAGCTTGACAACATCACCAAGGAAGGCAAGGACATCACGGCTACCGTGGTGAAGAAGTAG
- a CDS encoding DsrE/DsrF/DrsH-like family protein: MSDAQVTANSGVTEKIKELEERIGKLEGKDNQLTMVLFSGDFDKAMAAFIIANGALAMGKDVTIFVTFWGLDVIKKASFRTSGRGFLEKMVLWMRPKGAGKLATSKMNFGGIGPRLFRYMMGKKNVEQLESLIEMAREFGVRIIGCQMSMDVMGMKKEDLLDGVEVGGVAAFLSSSYKSNTTLFI, translated from the coding sequence ATGAGCGACGCACAGGTCACCGCCAACTCCGGCGTCACGGAGAAGATAAAGGAACTGGAAGAAAGAATCGGCAAACTGGAGGGCAAGGATAACCAGCTTACCATGGTCCTGTTCAGCGGCGACTTCGACAAGGCCATGGCGGCCTTCATCATCGCCAACGGCGCCTTGGCCATGGGCAAGGACGTGACCATCTTCGTCACCTTCTGGGGGCTGGACGTCATCAAGAAGGCGTCCTTCCGCACCTCCGGAAGGGGTTTCCTCGAGAAGATGGTCCTCTGGATGCGCCCCAAGGGCGCGGGCAAACTGGCCACCTCGAAGATGAACTTCGGCGGCATCGGCCCCAGACTCTTCCGCTACATGATGGGCAAGAAGAACGTCGAGCAGCTCGAGAGCCTCATCGAGATGGCCCGGGAGTTCGGCGTGCGCATCATCGGCTGCCAGATGTCCATGGACGTCATGGGCATGAAGAAGGAGGACCTCCTGGACGGCGTGGAGGTGGGCGGCGTGGCCGCATTCCTCAGCAGCTCGTACAAATCCAACACAACACTGTTCATATAA
- a CDS encoding outer membrane protein transport protein: MKRILCILLVCGMVAVLAPTAQATNGDNLIAVGPIARAMGGVGIAAPQDAISAVFSNPAAMCFGPYCPGSEVNFAGTLFMPSPEGKITIQGVGVIDADSDEKVYAIPAFGLSVPINPKLRFGLAAFGVSGLGVDYRDTAIEDPTFFDFSGVGAGPFAPLASGEYTQLQIMKFSPNIAYLVNDKLSVGLGVQIIYSSLDFRNGSSFNYGAGVQVGAIYKATDMLSLGVTYQSPQSVDHKNVLAANGQNADLKLESPQEVGVGVAFEPLPGQLLLEVDGKWVNWSGAKGYEDFGWDDQFVVAVGGQYKPVPKLALRLGYNYAKNPVDENNGWDGSFGVSGPNDVVMVQGTPFPRYYYETFRIIGFPAIVQHHITGGVGYEFTNNFAMNLAYTHAFSETLTESGTDPFGRPVALESQLSENSLEFGVTWRF, translated from the coding sequence ATGAAAAGGATTCTCTGCATCTTGCTCGTATGTGGCATGGTGGCCGTCCTGGCGCCCACGGCGCAGGCCACAAATGGTGACAACCTCATAGCCGTGGGTCCCATCGCCCGGGCCATGGGCGGGGTGGGCATAGCCGCCCCCCAGGACGCCATCAGCGCGGTCTTTTCCAACCCGGCGGCGATGTGTTTCGGGCCGTACTGCCCCGGCTCGGAGGTGAACTTCGCCGGCACGCTCTTCATGCCGTCGCCGGAGGGGAAAATCACCATCCAGGGCGTCGGCGTCATCGATGCGGACAGCGACGAGAAGGTCTACGCCATCCCGGCCTTCGGCCTCTCCGTGCCCATCAACCCCAAGCTCCGGTTTGGCCTGGCGGCCTTCGGCGTCTCCGGCCTGGGCGTGGACTACCGGGATACGGCTATCGAAGACCCCACATTTTTTGATTTCTCAGGCGTGGGAGCGGGACCTTTCGCCCCTCTTGCCAGCGGCGAGTACACCCAGCTTCAGATCATGAAGTTCTCGCCCAACATCGCCTACCTGGTCAACGACAAGCTCTCGGTAGGTCTGGGCGTGCAGATCATCTACTCTTCCCTGGATTTCAGAAACGGCTCCTCTTTCAATTATGGCGCCGGCGTGCAGGTGGGGGCCATCTACAAGGCCACCGACATGCTCTCCCTGGGCGTGACGTATCAATCCCCGCAGTCGGTGGACCACAAGAACGTGCTCGCCGCAAATGGACAGAACGCCGACCTGAAGCTGGAGTCCCCTCAGGAGGTGGGCGTGGGGGTGGCTTTCGAGCCCCTGCCCGGGCAGCTCCTCCTCGAGGTCGACGGCAAGTGGGTCAACTGGAGCGGCGCCAAAGGCTATGAGGACTTCGGCTGGGACGACCAGTTTGTGGTCGCCGTGGGCGGGCAGTACAAGCCCGTCCCCAAGCTGGCCCTCCGCCTGGGCTACAATTACGCCAAGAACCCGGTGGACGAGAACAACGGCTGGGACGGCAGTTTCGGCGTTTCCGGACCCAACGACGTTGTCATGGTCCAGGGAACCCCCTTCCCGCGGTATTACTATGAGACTTTCCGGATTATCGGTTTCCCCGCCATCGTCCAGCACCACATCACCGGCGGGGTGGGCTACGAGTTTACGAACAACTTCGCCATGAACCTGGCCTACACGCATGCCTTCTCGGAGACGCTGACGGAGTCCGGGACGGACCCCTTCGGCAGGCCCGTGGCCCTGGAGTCCCAGCTTTCCGAAAACAGCCTGGAGTTCGGCGTCACCTGGAGGTTTTAG
- a CDS encoding FixH family protein: MARIVSALFVCALLLSACSTQVTQTGKQGIFTVKMKIEKGELRKGKNLVELRVTGPDGKPVEGASINVSPWMPEMGHGVPWTVRVHDKGGGVYRTNLLLSMGGLWEIRLDIKAGGKSDRVVFVFPNVKE, translated from the coding sequence TTGGCCAGGATAGTTTCCGCTTTGTTCGTATGCGCCCTCCTGCTTTCCGCCTGTTCCACCCAGGTAACCCAGACGGGCAAGCAGGGGATTTTCACGGTAAAGATGAAAATCGAGAAAGGCGAGCTCAGGAAGGGCAAGAACCTGGTCGAATTGCGCGTAACCGGGCCGGACGGCAAGCCGGTGGAAGGCGCCTCTATAAATGTGAGTCCCTGGATGCCGGAGATGGGGCACGGCGTTCCATGGACCGTCAGGGTCCATGACAAGGGCGGCGGGGTCTATCGCACGAACCTGCTGTTGAGCATGGGCGGGCTTTGGGAAATCAGGCTGGACATAAAGGCGGGGGGCAAGTCCGACCGGGTCGTCTTTGTATTCCCCAACGTAAAGGAATAG
- a CDS encoding YraN family protein, which produces MRSLGDKGEGLAGAFLEKKGYRLLARNWRGPSGEVDLIARDGEVVVFVEVKTRRARRFGDALEAVDTRKQEKIRQTALSYLSRLRPEPPVRFDVVTVFLERDGSPRVEHLPGAF; this is translated from the coding sequence GTGCGGAGCCTGGGCGATAAGGGGGAGGGCCTGGCCGGGGCGTTCCTCGAGAAGAAGGGCTACAGGCTCCTCGCGCGCAACTGGCGCGGTCCCTCCGGCGAGGTGGACCTCATCGCCCGGGACGGCGAGGTGGTGGTCTTCGTGGAGGTGAAGACCAGGCGGGCCAGAAGGTTCGGCGACGCCCTGGAGGCCGTGGACACGCGCAAGCAGGAGAAGATTCGCCAGACCGCCCTTTCCTACCTGAGCAGGCTCCGGCCGGAGCCCCCCGTCAGGTTCGACGTCGTGACGGTCTTCCTCGAGCGGGACGGCTCCCCCCGTGTGGAGCACCTTCCCGGCGCGTTCTGA
- a CDS encoding TlpA disulfide reductase family protein: MMKKVLTAFALLAALLVFLPLARAGDAREDAVFPPFTLTTMDGRTIDSADLRGTPLFVNVMATWCPPCKREAPDVERAWREFKGKVQFIGIFVASGDRAMEDFVEKYDLTFPAGKDPGIVGDLNLVAFPVGIFVTPGGKIAKMHYGGITYEELKTSLEEILKEGD, from the coding sequence ATGATGAAAAAAGTCCTCACGGCTTTTGCTCTGCTTGCGGCACTCCTGGTTTTCCTCCCCCTTGCGAGGGCGGGCGATGCGCGGGAAGATGCAGTTTTCCCTCCGTTCACCCTGACCACCATGGACGGCAGGACCATCGACTCGGCGGACCTCCGGGGCACGCCCCTGTTCGTAAACGTCATGGCCACATGGTGCCCGCCCTGTAAGCGGGAGGCCCCGGACGTGGAGCGCGCCTGGCGGGAGTTCAAGGGCAAGGTGCAGTTCATCGGCATCTTCGTGGCAAGCGGCGATAGGGCGATGGAAGACTTCGTGGAGAAATACGACCTCACCTTCCCCGCGGGCAAGGACCCGGGTATCGTGGGGGACCTGAACCTGGTGGCGTTCCCGGTGGGCATTTTCGTCACGCCCGGGGGCAAGATAGCAAAGATGCACTACGGGGGCATCACGTACGAGGAGCTGAAGACCTCCCTGGAGGAAATACTGAAAGAAGGCGATTGA